Within the Candidatus Binataceae bacterium genome, the region GTGGCAGCGCGATGCGCCGCTACAAATCTCTTTCCTCCGTCGCCGTTCCTGATTTGGGCGAGAACGGCGGCGGGGAAAAAATGGCGGTGGGTTTCCAAGCCCAAGCCGCAGACACCCTGGCCTTCGGCAAGCGGGTGTGAATGAGAACCAATATGTCGACGATGTATCAGGGCAATTGCGCGCGTTGCGAACGCAAAGTCAGGACCGAAGAGAATTTTCTGAAGGCGCGCCTCTGGGCCAGCACCGCTGTGTTTCACTGGAACTGCTTTCTGCTGCTGATGAAGGAACACGGTGACAAAGCGGCCGAGGAGGCTACGTGGACGGCGAGCAGAATTGATCGAGTTTGAATAAACAACGGCTCCGTGCCAGGCGGCTACCCGGACGCAGAGCCAAAAAGGAGAAAGTCGTGTCGTTAAACAAAGTAATGGTGATCGGGCATCTCGGGCAAGATCCGGAACTCCGCTACACGCCGGCAGGCCTACCGGTCGCGAACTTCACCGTCGCGACTAACGAAGTCTTCGTCGACAAGGAGGGCAAGCGCCAGGAACGCGCCGAATGGCACAGGATCGTCGTCATGGGAAAAATCGCGCTGACCTGCAACGAGTACCTGAAGAAAGGCAGACAGGTATTCGTCGAGGGCCGATTGCAAACCCGCGAATGGGAGAACAACGGGCTGAGCAGTCGACGGACTGAGATAGTCGCCGCACGGGTGCAATTTTTAGGTACACCGCAGGGCGAAAAAGCAGAATCCCATCAGACGGATGACCCACTGCTACCGGCGGAAGCGGAGATTCAATTTTAGTAGTGTGCCGCGGCTCGTGGCTGCGCCTGTATTCTTTTGCAGCCACGAGTCGTCATTCAAACGTTTAGAAAAGTTTTCTTAGAATGAACGCTGAGGGAGTCGTTTATATGAGACCCCAGAAGCAGATCTCTCCTGAGAACCTGGAACGCGTGCTGAAGGCTCTTGATGCGGTCGCAAACCTCTGGTCGCCAGACGATGGCGAAGGAGCTGCGAGCGAACAACCACACGAAGAATATCTGACTGTTCGGCAAGCAGCGGCACGCATCAAGTACTGCGAACAGACGCTACGCAACATGATGTCTACTGGAGTCTTCAAACGCGGTCTGCATTACTACAAGCGAAGGGGACGGGTTTTGTTCGTGTGGTCACGAATGGAGCAATGGCTCCATGAAGATGGCGCTGCTTCTCCAGAAAACGAAGAATTAAATCGCTTCGCTGGTGCAAATGTGTTGCTGACTGGCGACGAGCCCTTCTATCCGGTGCACCGTGCCCGTACGCGCAAAAAACGGTAATCTCTTTTTTGACTTCTTCTGGCGGGGGATCCGCTGTAAGGAGTACACGGGACTCGCTGATACCAGCGAGAACCGGCGCCTCTGCGAGCGCAAGATGTCGGCAGTCGATGCCGCTATCGAGCGTGGCTCATTCGATTATCGAGCGCATTTCCCGCGCGGGAGCCGTCTTCAAATTTTCTATCCGAATGATCGTGGGCGCGATGGAGCGCTGCTCGCATTCGAAGAGTACATCGCGAAATGGCAAAAGAATCGATCACCGATTCTCGCGGACGGTCGCGTGACTCAAGATCCAGACATCCACCCCTCCACCTGGATCCACGACGCGACTGTCGTGCGCAGCCGGTTCATCCCTACATTTCGAAATCTCAGATTGGCGGAAATAACGCCATACCATTGCTCCACCTTCAGACAGTCGTTGCTCGAAGAAGGCCTGAGCGGAAAGACGGTCGGCAACACTATGGGCCTTCTTCACAAGGCGTTCGCGGACGCCGTCGACGAAGGGTTGCTTGAAAAGAATCCGGTGCTTCGCACGAGCAGCCGTCGCGTGCGACGCAGCAGGCGCGAACGCCATTCCGCAAATCCACTGACCAGCTCGGAAGTTGCCCGCTTTCTGGAGTGTGTGCCGGAGTGGTATCGCGATTTCTACACGGTGTGGTTTTACCTGGGCTGGCGATCTTCCGAAATTGTCGCGCTTCGTTTTGGATGGATCGACTTTGAGCGCCAGCAGCTGAAACTTCGTCGGGGCCGGATACCGCGTATGGGCGGACTGGAAGCCGAGCCCAAAACCGGTCGTCGCGAAATCGATTTTTCTTACGCGACGGAGATTCTGAACGCGCTAGTTCGTCTCAAGGCCCGAGCGAGCTCGACTTCGCCCGAGGACTTCGTCTTCACCAACCGCAACGGCAGCCCCTTGGACCAGGAATGGCTCAACGATTGCGTTTGGAAGCCGACACTAAGTCGTGCCGGCATCGCTGAACGAGGTCAGTACTGCATCCGTGACACGTTCATCTCGTTGGCTCTGTCATCAGGCGAGGATCCCGGATGGGTAGCTCAAGTGTGCGGCACTTCGGAGGAGATGATCTTTCGCCACTACCGAAAGTGGATACCGGGACTTCAGGTTGGAGCGGGACGGAGAATCGGAGCTGTGTTGCAACAGGCTATCGAGCACCAAAATACTGGAGAACCGTCCCTCAAACCGTCCCCGGCGCTAGTGAGCCGATCGAAACTCCAATTAAATCAGGTACTTACCATGGCGGAGAGGGGGGGATTTGAACCCCCGGCTCCCTTTCGAGAGCACACGCTCTCCAGGCGTGCGCCTTAAACCGGGCTCGGCCACCTCTCCGCGTGAATCGTCAGTATGCATCAGGATGGCGATCCGCGCCACGCCCGCGCACGGCGCTTGATTGGGCTTAACGGCACACAGTACAAACTCATGGGAAGCCAGCCTCGAGCGGCCGACCCGGGAGTTTCACACCAATGCTGCATACGCCGATTTGCGACTACTTCGGTATCAAATATCCAATCGTGCTGGCCGGGATGGGCGGCGTCGCGATGCACAACGTCGTCGCCGCAGTCTCCAACGCCGGAGGCCTTGGCGTGATCGGCGCCGCCGCATGCACGCCCGACCAGTTGCGCGACGAAATCCGCAAGACCCGCGCGCTCACCGACAAGCCCTTCGCCGTCGATCTGCTCGCGCCGATTCCCGACATGATGCGGCCGCATATGCCAGTGCTGCTCGAAGAGAAGGTCCGAATCTTCGTCGCCGGGCTCGCTGTGCCTGCGGAGTTTATCCAAACGATGCACGAGCACGGCATGAAAGTCGTCGTCATGTGCGGCAAGGTTCATCATGGCGAGAAGGCCCAGGAGGCCGGCGCGGACGTCGTCGTCGCGCAGGGCACCGAGGCGGGCGGCCATACCGGTGAAGTTGGCATGATGTCGCTCGTGCCGCAGATGATCCGTGCGGTGAAGCTCCCCGTGCTGGCCGCGGGCGGTATCGCGCATGGCAGCCAGATCGCGGCGGCGCTGATGCTTGGCGCGCAGGGCGTCGTGATCGGCACGCGCTTCATCGCAACGCCCGAGGCGCAGGCCGCGCAGGTGTATCGCGAAGCGATCGTCAAGGCGCGCGACGACTCGACGATGCGGACGCGATGCTATACCGGCAAACCGTGTCGCGTAATCCGCACCGAATACGCGCGCGAATGGGAACGCGATCCGTCGAAGATTAAACCCTTCCCGCAGCAGGCAGCAATCTCCCGCCAGAACGGCGTCATGAACTTCTCCGGCGAATACGGCGAGGCCGATCCGAACCGCACTTTCATGCCGACCGGGCAAGGCGCGGGATTGATCGGCGAGATCAAGCCCGCCGCAGAGGTGTTCGCTGACCTGTTACGCGAGACGGAGGAGACTCTGCGCGGTGCGCAATCGCTCCTGGCGGAATCGTCGCGCCCGCAGCATTCGGCGGCGCCTTCCCCACGCTGAGTCTCGCTGCGTATGTGTCAATTTTGTCACCCCGGGCTTTCCTCATTCGATTTCCGCTGCAGTCGGGTGAGAGAGTTCCCGCATCGACGCTCGTGGCCTTCTCGCGAGGCAGAATGAAGGATGGCGCTGCGCGCCGATGTCTGGCACCGGCCCCTTTGGGGGCCTCCAAGATCCCTCGACGTCGCTCGGGATCACAGATTGGATGGCAGCCAACAACGGCAGAAAACCTATTTCTCATAGGCCTCGGGATGACAGAATCATAGATGTTGTCCTCGCTCACAGTGACAAACGGTGTGCGGCCAGGTAACTCAAGAGTGGTAGGGCGTTATTTTTCAGAGCAGCCGGAATCTGGTGCGCGACACCCGTCCATGCCGGCTGCCTACGCGGAAAGTTCGCCTTGACTGCCCGGGGGGTCAGCCTTATGTTTCAGCTAGGTCGAACGAAAAGAGGTTCCGATGGCGAGCGAAAAAGTTGTTCACGTGACCGATGCCACTTTCGAACAGGAAGTGCTCAAGTCCGATAAGCCGGTTTTGATCGATTTCTGGGCGCCGTGGTGTGCGCCTTGCCGCGCTATTGCTCCTTCGATCGATGAACTCGCGACCGAATATGATGGCCGCCTCAAAGTCGTGAAGATCAATGTTGACGACAATCCGCAGACCCCGGCTCGCTTCGGCGTCCGCGGCATTCCGAATCTGATCATCGTCAAGGGCGGTCAGGTGAAGGAACAGATCGTCGGCGCCGTTCCGAAGAACACGCTGGTCCGCGCCGTTGATGGCGCGATCGTCGCGTAACTAACTCTCCGTTTCAATGCGATGGCGACGGCGACGCGGTTGGCGTCGGCGTCGCCTCGCGTGCTTTCAGCGCAGTGTCGATCCAGTATCGCATCAGGTCGTCGCGATGACGCTCGTAGGTCGCCTTGACCTCGTCGGGTATCATCGCGACCAGCGATTCTTCGTAGGTCAGCACCATCGGCGCAAGTTTCGATTGCCTGAGCAGTTGCGCGTCTGACGGCAGCACGGCCGCGATCAGCATCACGGCGAGACCGCATATGATCGCGACGATCGCGCCGCCAACGACGGCGCCGGCGAGGTTGTCGAGCCATCCGAGATGGATCGTGCGCAATACGCCGCTCACGAATCCGCCGATGAAGCCCACCACAACAAATACGATCGCGAACACGGCGATGTATCCGATCACCGAGCTGACGTTGGGCGATGTTCCGAGTTCTCGCGCAGCCAGATCCGCCGCGCGCGCATAATATTCCGAGGCGAGGTAGAGCCCCGCGACGAGCGACACCACCGAAGTGACCATCCCGAGCGCGCCGCGACGCAGCCCGTGCAGCGCGCCGATCGCAACGGCGATGATGATGACGTAGTCGAGCGCGTTCATCCGATGGCGAAGAATTCCCGCCGCCCGATGCTACCTGAACACTGTCGCCGCCGCGACGCGCGCTGCGATTCTTTCTCGCCGAGTCAGTGTGGTTAAATGGCGGGCATGGCGTGGGTCTATATCGAGGATCTGTCGAAGCACGTGGGGCAGGATGTCGAGCTCCGCGGATGGCTCTACAACAAACGCTCGAGCGGCAAGATTCATTTTCTTCAGCTTCGCGATGGCACCGGGATCTGCCAGTGCGTCGCGACGCTGAACGATCTCGGACCCGAGCTTTTCGCCGCCGCCGATCACATGGGCCAGGAAACTTCGCTGGTGGTGACCGGCGCGGTGCGCGCGGACAAGCGCGCGCCCGGCGGCTATGAGCTCGGAATCAAGTCGCTCAGGATCGTCGCGGCGTCGAGCGATTATCCGATTACGCCCAAGGATCATGGCGTCGCATTCCTGCTCGACCATCGCCACATCTGGACGCGCTCTTCGCGCCAGCACGCGATCCTGCGCGTCCGCAGCGAGGTCGAAGCCGCATGCCGCGATTTCTTCCACGCGCGCGGCTTCGTCCTGTTCGACGCTCCCGTGTTGACGCCCACTTCATGCGAGGGCACCACCAATCTTTTCGAGCTCGATTACTTCGGCGAGCGCAAGGCGTATCTCACGCAGAGCGGACAGCTCTATGCCGAGGCGGGCGCGCTCGCGTTCGGCAAGGTGTACACCTTCGGCCCGACGTTCCGCGCGGAAAAATCGAAGACGCGGCGGCACCTCACCGAGTTCTGGATGGTCGAGCCTGAGGTCGCGTACTTCGAGCTCGATGACGACATGCACCTGGCCGAGGACTTCGTGTCATTCATCGTGCGCCGCGTCCTGGAGCGCCGCGCGACCGAGCTCGCGACGCTCGAGCGCGATATCACCAAACTCAAGCCCGCCGCCGAGACGCCATATCCGCGCATTAGCTACGACGACGCGATCGAGCGCCTGAAGAAAAAAGGCATGACGGTGAAATGGGGCGACGACTTCGGCGGTGACGAGGAAACTGCACTGTCAGAAGAATTCGATCGCCCCGTGATGGTGCATCGCTATCCGACGGTATGCAAAGCCTTCTACATGAAGCAGGATCCCACGCGCACCGACGTCGCGTTGTGTGTCGACATGCTCGCGCCTGAAGGCCATGGCGAGATCATCGGTGGCGGCCAGCGCGAGGACGATTACGAAACGTTGCGCAACAAGATTCTTGCGCAGAACCTGCCGCTCGAGCCGTTCGAATGGTACCTCGATCTGCGCCGCTACGGCTCAGTGCCGCACGCCGGCTTCGGCATGGGCATCGAGCGCATGACGGGATGGTTGTGCGGAATTCATCACATCCGCGAATGCATCCCATTCCCGCGCATGATGGAACGCCTCGAACCCTGAGACGCGTTGCGGCGCGGATGTTGCTGGATCCGGATCGCCATATCCACTTTTGCGTGTAATCGGGTCTTGCTTGCGCCATTTCAACGTCATTGCGTTTCGCAATGACACGTGGTTGGCGGCAGGCTAAGCAGTCTCACCGATTGCGTGTGGGTTGAAAAGCCGAGACGTAGGGAAATGACTGATCGACAGGTAAGTGTTCTGCTGGTCGAAGATAATCCTGGTGATGTGCGCCTGATCCGCGAAGCCTTCCGCAGCCTGCAAATCGCCCCAAACCTTCGTGTGGCGTCTGACGGTGTCGATGCGATCGAGTATCTGCGCACGAACGGACCGACGAGGCCGCGACCGGATCTGATCATCCTGGATCTGAGCCTGCCGCGAAAATCCGGCCTCGAAGTTTTGGCCGAGATAAAAGCCACACCCGAGATCCGGCAGATTCCGGTGCTGATTCTGTCGAGCTCGGCCGCCGATTCTGACGTGCACAAAAGTTACGATCTGCACGCGAACTCATACATCGTAAAGCCCGCCGACCTGTCGCAGGTGCTCAACGTAATCAAAGCAGTCTCCGACTTCTGGATGACCACGGTCCGCCTGCCGAGTATGGGCGCCCCGAGATAAAGTACGATGTAGAAGGATCAGGTTACTTGACCCAAAAAGTCAGCAGCTCCTCCCAATCCCTCTCCTAGGATAAGGAGAGGGATCCGGTAGCATGAGGAAACTGCGTTAACAAATTGTTAGCGCAGCGGTTGAAGCTCCTCAGCCGCGATTTTACGGAAGAGGAAGTCTACTCAGTAAGAAGGCTGCGCCGGCGATACTGCCGGAGTGTCGGCGCGATATCGCGCAGGCGGCTCCCATGGCGTCGCGAGCGCTTCGTAGCGTGCGAGCAATTCCTCAGCGTCGCGCTCGCCAGCCGTCTTGCGAATCAGATCGCGCAGCATCTGAGGCCGATCGGTGAGGCGCTGGCGAATCATCGTCCGCAGCGCGCGATCGGCAAGCCGCTCCACGACTTCATTGCCTGCGATCGTCTTGCCGTCCTCGGTCTTGAGGGTGCGGGCCGTGATCTCTGACAGTGCCGTGCGCAGGTACTCGACGTGCGGCGCTTCGTCGGCGCGAATGAATCGCACCAGGTCGGCCGCTTCCCTGGGCGCGTCGGACACAGTCTCGTCGGAGAGCACGTCCTCGGCCCATGCGAACGTCGAGCGCGCGAAGACTTCGATCGCGAGCACATTGACCATGAAACGGATCAGGCGCTCGACCGGAGCGCCGAGCGCCGGAAACATCGCGGGCGGTTCCTGGCCGCGGCGCGCCATGATATTGGCGTAAATCTCAGGCGAAATCGTCGGATTCGAAAGCGCGGCGTCACGGGCTGCATCCCACATCTGGCGATGCCCGCCTTCCTCTTCCCATCCCGCCTCGTCGCGCGCGTGCGCTTCGAAGAGTCCGCGCTCGAGATGCTCGAGCGCAGTGCCGGCCGTATCTTCGCGGATGAAGGACTTGAGCGGGGGCACGGGAAGCTGCCGAATCATCGCGCCGAAGCCCTCGATAATCGCGATCTCGCTGAGCAGCCGCACGACCGGCTCGCGCACACCCTCGCGTATCAGGAGCTTGCTTTGCGCGGCGCTCAGCGCATGCGGAGGCACGCAATCGTCGGGAATCTCAACGAGGGGCAAGCCCGAAGCCGCGAGGTGCTGCTCCTGCCAGGCCTTGACCGCAGGATTGCGCCACAACGTGCGCGGCGACCGGTAAGTGCCGTCCACATCGAAGCCGCCATGACATCGCACGCCATTGACGATCAACGGTTCCTTGGTCGGCACGTTGGCCAGCAGCTCGTCGGTGGAAAACGTAAGACGCGATTCATGTGGCATCGGAGGTACCCTCGCAATTCAGCGCCAGTCATCATCCAGCGCTCAGCCTAACGTATGTTAGGCTGAAGTCGCGAGTCAAATGACGATCGAGGCCAGACCATCGAGGCGGTTTCCATGTTCATCCAAGGGTAATTTCGCTTCAGTCGAATCCATGCACTGCCTTCTAACGAGCGGAGAATACATTAAGCGAGCGATTGGTGCGCGCGGAGGATTTGCGACGAACACGTTTCCGCTGGCCGCTGACCAGCGGTGTACGCGTGTTCTGTCGGTCCTTTGTCCCCAGATGATCTTCGTGCAAAACGCTACTGTGCAAATCCAGACCTGCATATTGATGGATCCGCGCCTCAGGTCGATTGTAACTTGAGGCCCATCGGCGTCATGTTTCAAAACGCCTCGGGCGGTGTAGCGTACAATACTATTCAGAACGAGACGTCGATGTGCCCCGGCCCGCGTGTCAGGTGGGGTGGGGATCTTTGGCGACCGCCGTTCGAATCCGGGCAAGCATACCTTTTGGCGACTCCGGCGTTACCCTGAGCAGTATGATCGCCAGCGTGACTAACAACCTGATTAGCGAGGACATCAATTTTAGCTCGGGAATGATTTTCGACGCCTCGACGGGATCGTCAGTGCTGAACAATACGATATGGGCGACAGGAACTGCCGCAAAACAAATCGGGATTCGCTTCGACGGCGTCACAACCGCGCATGACAAGGGATGTTCGCTCGTCGCGAATATACTGACCGACGTACAAACGGTTCCAGCTTCTGCTGTGGACTGCTGACCCGCAAATCGAGTCAAATAGCTACTGCGCGGCGGGCCCTGTGCCACCGCCCGGTTGCGACGAGCCTCGCGTTGGCACCGCGGCGGTCGATACCGCGGTGGGTGACTGCTGCGCGCCGGGCGACGCCTTCGCGGCGGGCGCCGCTGGCACTTCGGGCTTCACTTCCGCATATGGTGAGCCCTCCGGTAGTGGCTCGGGCTCCTCGGACGCGTCCTTCGCAGCTGCTTCCGCGCGTGCCTGAGCCCCCGGTTTGAGATGGGTGGTCAGCATCAAATGGTCGTGGCCCCACGCCGCACCTGTGCCCAGATCACCGAACACGGGAAGCACGCCGCAAGCAAAGGAAAAAGCTTCGTAGCCCCAGCGCGTCGTCGCCGGATCGTTCAGATCTGCTGGCCGATAACCTTCTTTCGTGACGTAAACGTTCAAGTCGGCCTTCGACGGCACTTTGACTTCCAGTGGGGTCACGCCTTTTTCGTCGCCATTGACCAGGACTTTCGCGCCGGCTGGATAGCTGATGACGGTTATCTCTTCGGTGCGACCCTTTAGAATCGTCGCGCACGATGACAAGAGGCCCGGCAGGATCAGGATTGCGACTACTGATTTTCTCACGCGGTTCCCGCTTGGCAGCGTGTTGGCTGGATCGGCCAGAAGATTCTTTTGGCACGCAAGCAACACGACTACAAGATGTCGCGATGATGCAGCGCCTGGGCGCCACAATCGTGCCGCTGAGTTCGCTCGGTGTCACCCGGTGATGCCGATGAGAGAATGTGGTTCGCGCTCTGGGGCCACCCCAAAACTGCGCGCGGTCCAGTGAACTTTCAACGCGTGGATTGCTGATGCCGAAAAAATACCTGGGATCGCACGGGCGATCCCAGGGCATCTCGAGGGTCAAGAACAGTTGTTGCCGGACATCATGTCGAACATGACATTCTTGAAGGTGTTGTTGATGAACGTATTGCCGGTGTTGGCGGTAGACCCGGTCAGTATTCCCGCGCATACGCCGGTGTTCGAGCTCGTGTTGAGGTATATGCCTAATTGATTAGCTGCAGTTCCGTCTCCCCATATCGTATTGTTCAGCTTTGACGATCCTGTACTGAAGTAAAAACGATTCCCCAGTTGCCATCGACCGGATCATCAATCGAGTTGTTGACTGCATTGCCGGTCACATTGTACGCCTCAACGCCGTAGTTGAATGCAACCTTAACTTTAGTTCTATTAATGGATGTTTTGATCATGCAATCGAGATTAACCTAGGCCATTGGCTATCCAATTTGTCGTCGGCAGAACCAGGCCGACGAATTTTCAGCGCTCGGCGGTCCGCCGCGTCTGGCGCTCTGCGAGGGCGATGCGGTAACAGAACAACGGAAGGGAGCATCTCAAACCATGAAAAGATCCAGAGTTGCGGGAGCGATGTTGGCGACTGCCGTCGCATTGACATTCACTGCCGTCGCGGCGAGCGCCGCTGACAGCTCAAGTCCCGCTCAGGCGGGCCAGATCAAGTGCCTCGGCGCGAATGCGTGCAAGGGGCAGAGCGCGTGCAAGACCGTCAACAATAGCTGCAAGGGGCAGAACTCGTGCAAGGGCAAGGGCTACATTGTCACGACCGACGCCAAGTCGTGCAAAGACGCCGGCGGTCACGTCGGCAAAAAGGCTCCAATGGCGATGTAACGATAATCGCTCTCGCTATTTGGCCGAGACAGCTCCGGCTCCCAGCTGCGCCGCCGACGATACTGTCGCGGCTGCGTCTGGCGATGCGTTCGCGGCAGACAATGGCGAAGCGCTGGGTGTGGCTTCCGCAGACGGCGAAGCATTCGCTACTGGTGACGCCTCGATCGAGGGCGCGGCCTGCGCGGAGACGGACGGCGCCGCAGCTCCCGGGCTTGCCTGGGGGGAGGGCTCCAGATGCGTGGTCAACGAAAGTTGATCGTGCCCCCAAGCGGCCCCTGTGCCCATGTCGATGAAAACTGGAACTACCCACTCCACGAACGAAAACGCTTCATAGCCCCATCGCGTCTTTGCTGGATCGTTGATGTCTTCGGGCCGATAGCCGTCCTTCACGACATGGACGTTCAGGTCTTCCTTCGATGGCACCGTGAAGGTGACGGGCGTGGTGCCTTTATCGTCGCCATTGACGGATACCTTGGCGCCTGCAGGTTCGCTGATCACGGTGATCTCGTCGGTGTGGCCCTTGAGCAGCGTTGCGCAGGAGGCCGAAACCAGCGCAAGCATCAGAAGCACCAAAACTTTCGGTTTGCCCATGTAATCCCCCAGCTAGCAGCGCCAGTCTGATTAATCAGAAGCCTGACGCTGTGGCAAGCCGATCCTACAGAATGTCATGAAGGTTCAATGTACGTCGGCGGTGAACGAGGCGGTCTCGATCTGTCCCGCGCGTTTGAATTGCAGGAAGATCCGATAGCGGCCGGGCTTGGGGAATCCGTAGGGGATCGAGAACTCCGGCGACACCTTCGCCGACATGTTCGACATGTCCATGCCGGGCATGTTCATCGGCATGTCCATCGATGGCTGCGAGGAATCCGCGCTCGCGTTGACCATCATCAGCGAGGCCATCGGCACCGAGCCCGACGGATGGATATGCGCAAACACTGAGAGGTCGTCTTTGATGATCTCGGCATGCGCCGCCATCCCCATGTAGAGCCCGAGATCGCTGGCCGGCTGGCCGTTGGGATCCCGCACGTCAAACTCGAATATCGTCGCCGTATTCGCGCGCAAGCTCGCGTCGCGTTTCCACGTGACACGAGTGCCGTCGGCGAGCACGTCGATTGTCGAATCCGATGCGGTCGAAATCGGCGCCGCTGATCCGCCCGAATCGTCAGGGTTGGCCGGCTTTGCCGTAATCTGCGGCAGGTCGATACTGCCAACCAGCGTCCACGGAAATCCATTATTCGAAACGACGTCGGCGAACACTTCATAGTGCCCGGCATCGAGCGAGGGCAGGCTCTCGACGAACTTGCCGTCCTTGAGATCAGGATGGAGATGCAAGATGCGATCGAAGGCCGGCGTCCGTAGCAGGAACAGATGCATCAGGTGTCCGTGATCCGTTACCAGGCGATTGAAACCGACGGCCTTGTTCCAATTTTCATCGGCCGGAGAAGGCTGCAGCTCGAGCTGGTTGGTCCCCACCAGCTTCACTTCGAGCTTGGGCGGCTTGAAGAAGCCGGCGATCGCGGCATAGTCGCTGGCGTCGACGCTCCACCATTCGAAAGCCCCCCAGAAGATGAGGCCGACGACTACCGCGGTAAAGGCCATCGCCCGGCGGCCGCGCCGGCGCGCCTCGGGACTCACTTCGGCGCCGGGCGTCAGCAGCGAGTCACGGGCCGCCGCACCGACGATCGAGATCGCGCCGATCGCGAGGCCGATCGTAAGCGCGAGCAACAGTGCGCCGAGCCACCGCGGCATCGGCAACGAGCGCTGCGCGAACGACGGCACCGGAACCGACAACTCTGCGGGACCGTGGGCGCCGTCGACCTTAACGATCACCCGCAGCGAACCGAATTCCATCAGCCACAGGTTGGCGGCGAATTGATGCGGGTCGAGCGGCGAGCGCTTCGCGACGTCCGGCACAGGAGCGTACTGTGATCCCGCTCCGCTGAGGCGCGCGACCGAAGTGCTGATCGAATTTACATCGTTATCCCGCGCACGGACGTTGATCTGCGCGACGCCCGGGATCACCTGCGGCACCGCGACCGCGACGAACAGGTGATAAGGGCCGGCGTCGCCCTCGTAAAAAACGTTTGGACTGCCGACGTGCGCCGCTGCGGTGCGCGCGAAGAAGATCAGCGCGAGGGCGGTGAGCAAGCCGCCTCGAATCGCGATGCGGCAGATACCTCGAAGGCTGATCATCGATCTGATCGCGTTAGCGCTGAACTTTGCGCAAGCCGCGGCCCAACGCAATTCCCAGCGCGCAGAAGATGATGGCTACGATGAACGCGCGCACCATCCCGCCTGCGAACGCGGCACGCGTCGGCTCGAGCATCTCAAAGTGGTAAGGGTCATAGAGCAGGTTGGCCGGATCGTTGTAGGTGAAATAGTTCCGGCCGAAGATCCAGTTTCTCGCTGCCGGCATCATCAGGAAGTCAGCGAACGGCCACTGCACGATGATGAAAACCGCCAGGTAAAGGCATCCGGCGGGAATCGCGGTGCGCCAGTTGATCCATTTTTCGCCGAGCCTCGCGCGCAACAGATCGAGCGCGAGCGCCGGAAAGATCAGCAGCACCGGGAACCATAGCGGCACCATGTGCGTGATGTGCTGATAGACGGGGCCTAGCTTGGGCTCGGCGGGAAAGAGCGGGAAGATCCACAGAAACGCGATGTAGGCGCCCATGTAGATCGCCGCCATTGTCGTCGCCGGCCACTTCGCTTTCGATACACACGAGATCGCGAGCAGTCCGAGCGGGAAAGCACTCGCGACCGCGCGATAGAACATCGCACTATGCATCGCACCCACCCACGTCGACTCGAGGCTGAAGCTGGCCGCGCCGAAGGTCGCAAGTCCGCCGATATACACCAAGAGCCGATCGAGGCCGTCTCGCGAGACGCCCGACGCGCGATTCAGGTTCGCGCAAATCAGGAGCACGCAACCGAGCAGGATCATCGTCTCGCCGAGCGCGAGTATG harbors:
- the ssb gene encoding single-stranded DNA-binding protein, which produces MSLNKVMVIGHLGQDPELRYTPAGLPVANFTVATNEVFVDKEGKRQERAEWHRIVVMGKIALTCNEYLKKGRQVFVEGRLQTREWENNGLSSRRTEIVAARVQFLGTPQGEKAESHQTDDPLLPAEAEIQF
- a CDS encoding nitronate monooxygenase, translating into MLHTPICDYFGIKYPIVLAGMGGVAMHNVVAAVSNAGGLGVIGAAACTPDQLRDEIRKTRALTDKPFAVDLLAPIPDMMRPHMPVLLEEKVRIFVAGLAVPAEFIQTMHEHGMKVVVMCGKVHHGEKAQEAGADVVVAQGTEAGGHTGEVGMMSLVPQMIRAVKLPVLAAGGIAHGSQIAAALMLGAQGVVIGTRFIATPEAQAAQVYREAIVKARDDSTMRTRCYTGKPCRVIRTEYAREWERDPSKIKPFPQQAAISRQNGVMNFSGEYGEADPNRTFMPTGQGAGLIGEIKPAAEVFADLLRETEETLRGAQSLLAESSRPQHSAAPSPR
- the trxA gene encoding thioredoxin, translated to MASEKVVHVTDATFEQEVLKSDKPVLIDFWAPWCAPCRAIAPSIDELATEYDGRLKVVKINVDDNPQTPARFGVRGIPNLIIVKGGQVKEQIVGAVPKNTLVRAVDGAIVA
- a CDS encoding CvpA family protein; its protein translation is MNALDYVIIIAVAIGALHGLRRGALGMVTSVVSLVAGLYLASEYYARAADLAARELGTSPNVSSVIGYIAVFAIVFVVVGFIGGFVSGVLRTIHLGWLDNLAGAVVGGAIVAIICGLAVMLIAAVLPSDAQLLRQSKLAPMVLTYEESLVAMIPDEVKATYERHRDDLMRYWIDTALKAREATPTPTASPSPSH
- the asnS gene encoding asparagine--tRNA ligase, which codes for MAGMAWVYIEDLSKHVGQDVELRGWLYNKRSSGKIHFLQLRDGTGICQCVATLNDLGPELFAAADHMGQETSLVVTGAVRADKRAPGGYELGIKSLRIVAASSDYPITPKDHGVAFLLDHRHIWTRSSRQHAILRVRSEVEAACRDFFHARGFVLFDAPVLTPTSCEGTTNLFELDYFGERKAYLTQSGQLYAEAGALAFGKVYTFGPTFRAEKSKTRRHLTEFWMVEPEVAYFELDDDMHLAEDFVSFIVRRVLERRATELATLERDITKLKPAAETPYPRISYDDAIERLKKKGMTVKWGDDFGGDEETALSEEFDRPVMVHRYPTVCKAFYMKQDPTRTDVALCVDMLAPEGHGEIIGGGQREDDYETLRNKILAQNLPLEPFEWYLDLRRYGSVPHAGFGMGIERMTGWLCGIHHIRECIPFPRMMERLEP
- a CDS encoding response regulator translates to MTDRQVSVLLVEDNPGDVRLIREAFRSLQIAPNLRVASDGVDAIEYLRTNGPTRPRPDLIILDLSLPRKSGLEVLAEIKATPEIRQIPVLILSSSAADSDVHKSYDLHANSYIVKPADLSQVLNVIKAVSDFWMTTVRLPSMGAPR
- a CDS encoding PEGA domain-containing protein, producing the protein MRKSVVAILILPGLLSSCATILKGRTEEITVISYPAGAKVLVNGDEKGVTPLEVKVPSKADLNVYVTKEGYRPADLNDPATTRWGYEAFSFACGVLPVFGDLGTGAAWGHDHLMLTTHLKPGAQARAEAAAKDASEEPEPLPEGSPYAEVKPEVPAAPAAKASPGAQQSPTAVSTAAVPTRGSSQPGGGTGPAAQ
- a CDS encoding PEGA domain-containing protein, which codes for MGKPKVLVLLMLALVSASCATLLKGHTDEITVISEPAGAKVSVNGDDKGTTPVTFTVPSKEDLNVHVVKDGYRPEDINDPAKTRWGYEAFSFVEWVVPVFIDMGTGAAWGHDQLSLTTHLEPSPQASPGAAAPSVSAQAAPSIEASPVANASPSAEATPSASPLSAANASPDAAATVSSAAQLGAGAVSAK